One Streptomyces sp. L2 genomic window carries:
- a CDS encoding DUF6542 domain-containing protein: MEQHGTRPPNDGRRRGVPPASLPPQARRRPPGERAPAQAAAGPAAPDGWGRPRLTGLGGGLFCGLAMFLLGCLDELLFGASLTVYGVLFLPVCALTALWVRAGDVLTAPVVVPIAFVVGLLPVTDGGGGVLGRVMGLVTGLATQAGWLYGGTLAAGVIVLVRRVRWVRRRRRRT; this comes from the coding sequence GTGGAGCAACACGGAACGCGACCCCCGAACGACGGACGGCGACGCGGTGTACCGCCCGCGTCGCTGCCGCCCCAGGCCCGCCGGAGGCCGCCCGGCGAGCGCGCGCCCGCGCAGGCGGCCGCGGGCCCGGCGGCGCCCGACGGGTGGGGGCGTCCCCGGCTCACCGGGCTCGGCGGGGGGCTGTTCTGCGGCCTGGCGATGTTCCTCCTCGGCTGCCTGGACGAGCTGCTGTTCGGCGCCTCTCTGACGGTGTACGGCGTGCTGTTCCTGCCGGTGTGCGCGCTGACCGCGCTGTGGGTGCGCGCGGGTGACGTGCTGACCGCGCCCGTCGTCGTGCCGATCGCGTTCGTCGTCGGGCTGCTGCCGGTCACGGACGGCGGTGGAGGGGTGCTGGGCCGGGTGATGGGTCTGGTCACGGGGCTCGCCACCCAGGCCGGCTGGCTGTACGGGGGAACGCTCGCCGCCGGGGTGATCGTGCTGGTGCGCCGGGTGCGGTGGGTACGGCGGCGCCGGCGGCGCACCTGA
- the xseA gene encoding exodeoxyribonuclease VII large subunit, producing MAVNTSPESPLPVGDVSRLIGGWIDRLGAVWVEGQITQLSRRPGAGVVFLTLRDPSYDISVSVTCFRQVFDEVADVVGEGARVVVLAKPEWYAPRGQLSLRAAEIRPVGVGELLARLEQLKKKLGAEGLFAADRKKPLPFLPQLIGLVCGRASAAERDVLENARHRWPAVRFEVRNVAVQGVHAVPQVVQAVKELDAVDDIDVIIVARGGGSVEDLLPFSDEQLVRAVAQCRTPVVSAIGHEPDTPLLDYVADLRASTPTDAAKKVVPDVGEEFERVRMLRDRARRCATALVEREERGLAHALGRPCMEDPHRMLDERADHVAAVLERGRRTLGHLLDRADSELTHTHARVVALSPAATLRRGYAVLQKPDGHVVRGPDEVTAGEALRARVADGEFTVKVGE from the coding sequence ATGGCTGTGAACACCTCTCCGGAATCCCCGTTGCCCGTCGGTGACGTGTCGCGGCTGATCGGGGGCTGGATCGACCGGCTCGGCGCGGTGTGGGTCGAGGGGCAGATCACGCAGTTGTCGCGGCGGCCCGGCGCCGGGGTCGTCTTCCTGACGCTGCGCGATCCGTCGTACGACATCTCGGTCAGCGTGACCTGTTTCCGGCAGGTGTTCGACGAGGTGGCCGATGTCGTCGGCGAGGGCGCCCGGGTCGTCGTCCTGGCGAAGCCCGAGTGGTACGCCCCGCGCGGGCAGCTGTCGCTGCGGGCCGCCGAGATAAGGCCGGTCGGCGTGGGCGAGCTGCTGGCCAGGCTGGAGCAGCTGAAGAAGAAGCTCGGGGCGGAGGGCCTGTTCGCGGCGGACCGCAAGAAGCCGCTGCCGTTCCTGCCGCAGCTGATCGGGCTGGTCTGCGGGCGCGCCTCGGCCGCGGAGCGGGACGTGCTGGAGAACGCCCGGCACCGCTGGCCGGCGGTCCGCTTCGAGGTGCGCAACGTCGCGGTGCAGGGGGTGCACGCGGTGCCGCAGGTCGTGCAGGCCGTGAAGGAGCTCGACGCGGTCGACGACATCGACGTGATCATCGTGGCCCGGGGCGGCGGCAGCGTGGAGGACCTGCTGCCGTTCTCCGACGAGCAGCTGGTGCGCGCGGTGGCCCAGTGCCGTACGCCCGTGGTGTCGGCCATCGGGCACGAGCCGGACACCCCGCTGCTGGACTACGTGGCGGACCTGCGGGCCTCCACGCCGACGGACGCGGCGAAGAAGGTCGTGCCGGACGTGGGTGAGGAGTTCGAGCGGGTCCGGATGCTGCGAGACCGGGCGCGGCGCTGCGCCACGGCGCTGGTGGAGCGGGAGGAGCGCGGTCTGGCGCACGCGCTGGGGCGGCCCTGCATGGAGGACCCGCACCGGATGCTGGACGAGCGCGCGGACCACGTGGCCGCGGTGCTGGAGCGCGGCCGGCGCACCCTCGGCCACCTCCTGGACCGCGCGGACAGCGAGCTGACGCACACGCACGCGCGCGTGGTGGCCCTCTCCCCCGCGGCGACGCTCCGGCGGGGCTACGCGGTGCTGCAGAAACCGGACGGGCACGTGGTGCGCGGCCCGGACGAGGTGACGGCGGGCGAGGCGCTGCGGGCGCGGGTCGCCGACGGTGAATTCACGGTGAAGGTGGGCGAATGA
- a CDS encoding exodeoxyribonuclease VII small subunit, which yields MTGRTEEALSYEQARDELIEVVRRLEAGGTSLEESLALWERGEELAKVCRRWLEGARARLDAALAEEEGEEGAD from the coding sequence ATGACCGGCAGGACCGAAGAGGCGCTCTCGTACGAGCAGGCGCGCGACGAGCTGATCGAGGTCGTACGGCGCCTGGAGGCGGGCGGTACGTCGCTGGAGGAGTCCCTCGCCCTGTGGGAGCGAGGGGAGGAGCTGGCCAAGGTGTGCCGGCGGTGGCTGGAGGGGGCGCGGGCCCGCTTGGACGCCGCGCTCGCGGAGGAGGAGGGGGAAGAGGGCGCCGATTGA
- the ppgK gene encoding polyphosphate--glucose phosphotransferase, with the protein MQIFGVDIGGSGIKGAPVDLDKGDLAQERHKVLTPHPATPDGVADGVRQVVDHFGWTGPVGLTFPGVVTGGATVRTAANVDKSWIDTDARALFSGRLGGLPVTVVNDADAAGVAEMQFGAGRDRGGTVVLLTFGTGIGSAVFTDGLLVPNTELGHLQLHGHDAEKRASSKAKEDHDLSWERWARRVQKYLAHVEMLFSPELFVIGGGVSRKAAKFLHYIEGIRAEVVPAQLQNNAGIVGAAMRAAQDQHR; encoded by the coding sequence ATGCAGATCTTCGGCGTGGACATCGGCGGATCCGGGATCAAGGGCGCCCCCGTGGACCTGGACAAGGGCGACCTGGCCCAGGAGCGCCACAAGGTGCTCACCCCGCATCCGGCGACGCCCGACGGTGTGGCCGACGGGGTGCGGCAGGTCGTCGACCACTTCGGCTGGACCGGCCCGGTCGGACTGACCTTCCCCGGGGTGGTGACCGGCGGTGCCACGGTGCGTACGGCGGCCAACGTCGACAAGAGCTGGATCGACACGGACGCGCGCGCGTTGTTCTCGGGCCGGCTGGGCGGCCTGCCGGTGACGGTCGTCAACGACGCGGACGCGGCGGGCGTCGCCGAGATGCAGTTCGGCGCCGGCCGGGACAGAGGGGGCACGGTCGTCCTGCTCACCTTCGGCACCGGCATCGGCAGCGCCGTCTTCACCGACGGCCTGCTGGTCCCCAACACCGAGCTGGGCCACCTTCAGCTGCACGGCCACGACGCGGAGAAGCGGGCCTCCAGCAAGGCCAAGGAGGACCACGACCTCAGCTGGGAGCGCTGGGCGCGGCGCGTCCAGAAGTACCTGGCCCATGTGGAGATGCTGTTCTCGCCCGAGCTGTTCGTCATCGGCGGCGGGGTCAGCCGCAAGGCGGCCAAGTTCCTGCACTACATCGAGGGCATCAGGGCCGAGGTCGTACCGGCGCAGTTGCAGAACAACGCGGGGATCGTCGGGGCGGCGATGAGAGCGGCCCAGGACCAGCACCGCTGA
- a CDS encoding 4-hydroxy-3-methylbut-2-enyl diphosphate reductase: MGPMTASSGRRVLLAAPRGYCAGVDRAVIAVEKALEQYGAPIYVRHEIVHNKYVVQTLEKKGAIFVERTEEVPPGNIVMFSAHGVAPVVHEEAERGRLATIDATCPLVTKVHKEAVRYAKEDYDILLIGHEGHEEVIGTSGEAPDHIQLVDGPEDVAKVEVRDPSKVVWLSQTTLSVDETMETVDALKTKFPGLVSPPSDDICYATQNRQLAVKQMGTESDLVIVVGSRNSSNSKRLVEVAKLAGARAAHLVDFADEIDEAWLDGVGTVGVTSGASVPDVLVEQVLEWLAARGYADVEIVKAAEESITFSLPKELRRDLREEAAALTAERGGSGTPEA; this comes from the coding sequence ATGGGACCCATGACCGCTTCGTCTGGCCGCCGTGTCCTGCTCGCCGCCCCCCGGGGCTACTGCGCCGGTGTGGACCGCGCCGTGATCGCCGTCGAGAAGGCCCTCGAACAGTACGGGGCCCCGATCTACGTCCGGCACGAGATCGTCCACAACAAGTACGTCGTGCAGACCCTGGAGAAGAAGGGCGCGATCTTCGTCGAGCGGACGGAGGAGGTGCCGCCGGGCAACATCGTGATGTTCTCCGCGCACGGTGTCGCCCCCGTCGTCCACGAGGAGGCCGAGCGCGGCCGGCTCGCCACCATCGACGCGACCTGCCCGCTGGTCACCAAGGTCCACAAGGAAGCCGTCCGGTACGCCAAGGAGGACTACGACATCCTCCTCATCGGCCACGAGGGCCACGAGGAGGTCATCGGCACCTCCGGCGAGGCCCCCGACCACATCCAGCTCGTCGACGGCCCCGAGGACGTCGCCAAGGTCGAGGTCCGCGACCCCTCCAAAGTGGTCTGGCTGTCCCAGACCACCCTCTCCGTGGACGAGACGATGGAGACCGTCGACGCCCTGAAGACGAAGTTCCCCGGCCTCGTCTCCCCGCCCAGCGACGACATCTGCTACGCCACGCAGAACCGCCAGCTCGCCGTGAAGCAGATGGGCACCGAGTCCGACCTGGTCATCGTGGTCGGCTCCCGCAACTCCTCCAACTCCAAGCGGCTGGTGGAGGTCGCCAAGCTCGCGGGCGCCCGCGCCGCCCACCTGGTCGACTTCGCCGACGAGATCGACGAGGCCTGGCTGGACGGCGTCGGCACGGTCGGCGTCACCTCCGGCGCCTCCGTCCCGGACGTCCTCGTCGAACAGGTGCTGGAGTGGCTCGCCGCGCGCGGCTACGCGGACGTGGAGATCGTGAAGGCGGCGGAGGAATCCATCACCTTCTCGCTGCCCAAGGAGCTGCGCCGCGACCTGCGCGAGGAGGCGGCGGCCCTGACGGCCGAGCGCGGCGGTTCGGGCACCCCCGAGGCGTGA
- a CDS encoding DUF4245 domain-containing protein yields MAGSNGRQKKARDMIISLALIGVAAMVAYYFGIRYDDHAPDLKRVDYQVELATVRRAASYPVAAPEGLPQTWKATSVRYQGENGDHWHLGFQAPGGHYVQIEQSTQRTADFIDEASQGASATKKTEKIGDHTWTRYTGGRYDALVLQNTPGSTTVVAGTGPFTQLTAMAAALQMK; encoded by the coding sequence GTGGCAGGTTCGAACGGTAGGCAGAAGAAGGCCCGGGACATGATCATCTCCCTGGCGTTGATCGGTGTCGCGGCCATGGTCGCGTACTACTTCGGGATCCGGTACGACGATCACGCTCCCGACCTGAAGCGGGTCGACTACCAGGTGGAGCTGGCCACCGTGCGCCGGGCCGCGAGCTACCCGGTGGCCGCGCCAGAGGGTCTGCCGCAGACCTGGAAGGCCACCTCGGTGCGCTACCAGGGGGAGAACGGCGACCACTGGCACCTCGGCTTCCAGGCGCCCGGCGGACACTACGTCCAGATCGAGCAGTCCACCCAGAGGACCGCCGACTTCATCGACGAGGCCAGCCAGGGCGCCTCCGCGACGAAGAAGACGGAGAAGATCGGCGACCACACGTGGACCCGCTACACCGGCGGCCGATACGACGCGCTGGTCCTCCAGAACACCCCGGGCTCCACGACGGTCGTCGCCGGCACGGGCCCCTTCACGCAGCTGACGGCGATGGCGGCGGCCCTGCAGATGAAGTGA
- the glpX gene encoding class II fructose-bisphosphatase: MTENHHLPSELDVPSEAPDRNLALELVRVTEAAAMAAGRWVGRGDKNGADGAAVRAMRTLVSTVSMNGVVVIGEGEKDEAPMLFNGERVGDGTGPEVDIAVDPIDGTTLTAKGMPNAIAVLAAAERGAMFDPSAVFYMDKLVTGPEAADFVDIDAPVAVNIKRIAKAKKSAPEDVTVVILDRPRHQGLIKEVREAGARIKLISDGDVAGSIYALREGTGVDLLLGVGGTPEGIISACAVKCLGGTIQGKLWPKDDEERARAIDAGHDLDRVLTTEDLVTGENVFFVATGITDGELLRGVRYRSETALTESIVMRSKSGTVRRIDSEHRLRKLRAYSAIDFDRAK, from the coding sequence ATGACCGAAAATCATCACTTGCCGTCCGAGCTCGATGTTCCGTCCGAGGCCCCCGACCGCAACCTCGCCCTGGAACTCGTCCGGGTCACCGAGGCCGCCGCCATGGCCGCGGGCCGCTGGGTCGGCCGCGGCGACAAGAACGGTGCCGACGGCGCCGCGGTGCGTGCCATGCGGACCCTCGTCTCCACCGTCTCGATGAACGGTGTCGTCGTCATCGGCGAGGGCGAGAAGGACGAGGCGCCGATGCTCTTCAACGGAGAGCGGGTGGGCGACGGCACCGGCCCCGAGGTCGACATCGCCGTCGACCCGATCGACGGCACCACCCTGACGGCCAAGGGCATGCCCAACGCCATCGCCGTCCTCGCCGCCGCCGAGCGCGGCGCCATGTTCGACCCGTCCGCCGTGTTCTACATGGACAAGCTGGTCACGGGCCCCGAGGCGGCAGACTTCGTCGACATCGACGCGCCGGTGGCCGTCAACATCAAGCGGATCGCGAAGGCCAAGAAGTCCGCGCCCGAGGACGTCACCGTCGTCATCCTCGACCGGCCGCGGCACCAGGGCCTGATCAAGGAGGTCCGGGAGGCCGGCGCGCGCATCAAGCTGATCTCGGACGGCGATGTCGCCGGGTCGATCTACGCGCTGCGCGAGGGCACCGGCGTCGACCTGCTGCTCGGCGTCGGCGGCACCCCCGAGGGCATCATCTCCGCCTGCGCGGTGAAGTGCCTCGGCGGCACCATCCAGGGCAAGCTGTGGCCCAAGGACGACGAGGAGCGGGCCCGGGCGATCGACGCGGGGCACGATCTGGACCGGGTGCTGACGACGGAGGACTTGGTGACCGGGGAGAACGTGTTCTTCGTGGCGACCGGGATCACCGACGGTGAGCTGCTGCGGGGTGTGCGGTATCGGTCGGAGACCGCGCTGACCGAGTCGATCGTGATGCGGTCGAAGTCGGGGACGGTGCGGCGGATCGATTCCGAGCATCGGCTGCGCAAGCTTCGGGCGTACAGTGCGATCGACTTTGACCGGGCCAAGTAG
- a CDS encoding WhiB family transcriptional regulator, with product MLQPPHSSLQVAAVPAQRVPARDRDQDDPWHTEAVCRRDEAGLFFAPSKEPTAARLSREEAAKRVCARCPVMVECREHALLQPEPYGVWGGLTAAERRVVLARRRRRELELQNRPTTTRMAG from the coding sequence TAGCTGCCGTTCCGGCCCAGCGGGTGCCCGCGCGCGACCGGGACCAAGACGACCCCTGGCACACCGAGGCGGTGTGCCGGCGCGACGAGGCCGGCCTCTTCTTCGCCCCGTCGAAGGAGCCCACCGCGGCCCGGCTGTCCCGCGAGGAAGCGGCCAAGCGGGTCTGCGCCCGCTGCCCCGTCATGGTCGAGTGCCGCGAACACGCCCTCCTCCAGCCCGAGCCCTACGGCGTCTGGGGCGGCCTCACCGCAGCAGAACGCCGCGTGGTCCTCGCCCGCCGCCGCCGCCGCGAACTGGAACTCCAGAACAGGCCCACGACAACCCGCATGGCCGGCTGA